One window from the genome of Mycolicibacterium gadium encodes:
- a CDS encoding Lrp/AsnC family transcriptional regulator, whose product MANPGVGPVSFRVNQSRPGAAFQLDDLSKQIIEKLQQDGRRSYAGIGKAVGLSEAAVRQRVQRMVDAGVMQIVAVTDPMQLGFARQAMIGIKCTGDTTKVAEKLATIESVDYVVLTAGSFDAIVEVVCADDDDLLDLLNTQIRALPGVISTETLVYLKLVKQQYNWGTR is encoded by the coding sequence ATGGCTAACCCGGGCGTTGGACCCGTGTCGTTCCGTGTCAACCAGTCCAGACCTGGCGCGGCGTTCCAACTCGACGACCTGTCGAAACAGATCATCGAGAAGCTGCAGCAGGACGGCCGACGTTCCTATGCCGGCATCGGCAAGGCAGTCGGCCTTTCCGAGGCCGCCGTCCGGCAGCGGGTGCAGCGCATGGTCGACGCGGGCGTCATGCAGATCGTCGCGGTGACCGATCCGATGCAACTGGGCTTCGCGCGCCAGGCCATGATCGGCATCAAGTGCACCGGGGACACCACCAAGGTGGCCGAGAAGCTGGCCACCATCGAATCCGTCGACTACGTGGTCCTGACGGCGGGTTCGTTCGACGCGATCGTCGAAGTCGTCTGCGCGGACGACGACGACCTTCTCGATCTCCTCAACACCCAGATCCGCGCATTGCCGGGAGTGATATCAACAGAGACACTTGTCTACCTGAAACTCGTTAAACAGCAATACAATTGGGGTACAAGATGA
- a CDS encoding AI-2E family transporter: MSDESTPLPSRGSVYSAHLRSCAVVAVQFVAVAAALWVLAWVVGKTWVIVLPLVLALIVCTVLWPPVRWLRRKGVAPAAAVISVLLVAMAVVAGVVAAVAPAIVEQSAELAEQASAGVVQVRDWLGGPPLDISEAQLDSAVAAINDRLTSSSAQIASGVFTGVGAATSALVTLFTTIVVTFFLLKDGPRFIPWLRGVLGRPAAPHAAEILERIWSTLGGFIRTQALVSLVDAVLIGIGLVIMGVPLAYALAIITFIGGFVPIVGAFVAGGLAVLIALVSNGLVDALIVLAIIVAVQQLEGNVLQPWLQGKSMKLHAVIVLLAVMLGAATFGVIGAFLAVPVAAALAVVVRYYGEQVQERAGEASPP, translated from the coding sequence GTGAGTGATGAATCGACACCGTTGCCCAGTCGCGGATCGGTCTACAGCGCCCATCTCCGATCGTGCGCGGTGGTGGCGGTGCAGTTCGTCGCGGTGGCCGCCGCGTTGTGGGTGTTGGCGTGGGTGGTGGGCAAGACGTGGGTGATCGTTCTGCCCCTGGTACTCGCGCTGATCGTGTGCACCGTGTTGTGGCCACCCGTGCGCTGGCTGCGGCGAAAGGGTGTGGCCCCCGCCGCTGCGGTCATATCGGTTCTGCTGGTGGCCATGGCGGTGGTCGCCGGTGTGGTGGCGGCGGTGGCGCCTGCGATCGTCGAGCAGTCCGCGGAGTTGGCCGAACAGGCTTCCGCCGGCGTCGTGCAGGTGCGGGACTGGCTGGGCGGTCCACCGCTGGACATCAGTGAGGCACAACTCGATTCAGCGGTCGCCGCGATCAACGACCGGTTGACTTCCAGCAGTGCGCAGATTGCATCGGGGGTGTTCACCGGGGTGGGTGCAGCGACGTCGGCACTGGTCACCCTGTTCACCACGATCGTCGTGACATTTTTTCTGCTCAAGGACGGGCCACGTTTCATCCCCTGGTTACGCGGCGTACTGGGGCGTCCTGCGGCGCCGCACGCTGCGGAGATTCTCGAACGCATCTGGTCAACCCTGGGGGGTTTCATCCGGACCCAGGCGCTGGTCAGCCTCGTCGACGCGGTGCTCATCGGGATCGGCCTCGTCATCATGGGAGTGCCGTTGGCGTATGCGCTCGCAATCATCACTTTTATCGGGGGGTTCGTCCCGATCGTCGGCGCGTTCGTCGCCGGCGGTCTGGCCGTCCTCATCGCGCTCGTCTCCAACGGACTGGTCGACGCGTTGATCGTGTTGGCGATCATCGTGGCGGTGCAGCAGCTCGAGGGCAACGTGTTGCAGCCGTGGCTGCAAGGGAAGTCGATGAAGCTGCATGCAGTGATCGTCCTGCTCGCGGTGATGCTGGGCGCTGCCACCTTCGGCGTCATCGGTGCGTTTCTCGCGGTTCCGGTTGCGGCCGCGTTGGCGGTCGTCGTCCGTTACTACGGCGAGCAGGTACAGGAGCGGGCGGGCGAAGCTTCGCCTCCCTAA
- a CDS encoding aspartate aminotransferase family protein — protein MTSTDIDLSAELGATADRHLWGHFARHGAGITPPIITRGEGVTIWDSKGKSYIDGLSGLFVVQVGHGRKELAEAAAKQAETLAFFPLWSYATPSAIELAERIAGYAPGDLNRVFFTTGGGEAVESAWKLAKNYFKLTGKPGKHKVISRAIAYHGTPQGALAITGLPAFKEQFEPLTPGGFRAPNTNFYRAPALYEHDAKAFGRYCADRIAEAIEFEGPDTVCAVFLEPVQNAGGCFPPPPGYFERVREICDEYDVLLVSDEVICAYGRIGSMFACDDFGYVPDIITCAKGLTSGYSPIGAMIASDRLFEPFNDGKTTFAHGYTFGGHPVSSAVALANLDIFEREGLNDHVKEMAPAFRATLEQLYDLPIVGDVRGEGFFYGIELVKDKSTKETFNDEESERLLRGFLTPAIFEAGLYCRADDRGDPVVQLAPPLISGQKEFDAIYEILRGVLEEAGRLL, from the coding sequence ATGACTTCTACCGATATCGATCTCTCCGCCGAGCTGGGCGCCACCGCCGATCGCCACCTGTGGGGCCACTTCGCTCGCCACGGCGCCGGCATCACACCGCCGATCATCACTCGTGGCGAAGGCGTCACCATCTGGGACAGCAAGGGCAAGAGCTACATCGACGGCCTGTCAGGGCTTTTCGTGGTCCAGGTCGGCCACGGTCGCAAGGAGCTCGCCGAGGCGGCGGCCAAGCAGGCCGAGACGCTGGCATTCTTCCCGCTGTGGTCCTACGCCACGCCGTCGGCGATCGAGCTTGCCGAGCGCATCGCAGGGTACGCACCGGGCGATCTGAACCGCGTGTTCTTCACCACCGGCGGTGGTGAAGCCGTGGAGTCGGCGTGGAAGCTGGCCAAGAACTACTTCAAGCTGACCGGCAAACCCGGTAAGCACAAGGTGATTTCACGTGCGATCGCCTACCACGGCACCCCGCAGGGCGCCCTCGCGATCACCGGACTGCCCGCGTTCAAGGAGCAGTTCGAGCCGCTCACCCCGGGTGGCTTCCGCGCACCCAACACCAACTTCTACCGAGCGCCTGCATTGTACGAGCACGATGCCAAGGCGTTCGGTCGATACTGCGCGGACCGTATCGCCGAGGCGATCGAGTTCGAGGGCCCCGACACCGTCTGCGCGGTCTTCCTCGAGCCGGTGCAGAACGCGGGCGGCTGCTTCCCGCCGCCCCCGGGGTATTTCGAGCGGGTTCGCGAGATCTGCGACGAGTACGACGTGTTGTTGGTGTCCGACGAGGTGATCTGCGCGTATGGCCGGATCGGCTCGATGTTCGCCTGCGACGACTTCGGCTACGTACCCGACATCATCACCTGCGCAAAGGGTTTGACGTCGGGTTACTCGCCGATCGGCGCGATGATCGCCTCCGACCGGCTGTTCGAACCGTTCAACGACGGCAAGACGACGTTCGCGCACGGTTACACATTCGGCGGGCATCCGGTGTCGTCGGCAGTGGCGCTGGCCAACCTCGACATCTTCGAGCGCGAAGGTCTCAACGACCACGTCAAGGAGATGGCACCGGCATTCCGCGCGACGCTCGAGCAGCTCTACGACCTCCCGATCGTCGGTGACGTCCGGGGCGAGGGCTTCTTCTACGGCATCGAGTTGGTGAAGGACAAGAGCACCAAGGAGACCTTCAACGACGAGGAATCCGAGCGGCTGCTGCGCGGGTTTCTTACCCCCGCGATCTTCGAGGCGGGCCTGTACTGCCGTGCCGATGACCGCGGCGACCCGGTGGTGCAGTTGGCGCCGCCGCTGATCAGCGGCCAGAAGGAGTTCGACGCGATTTACGAGATCCTTCGCGGCGTCCTTGAAGAAGCGGGTCGGTTGCTCTAG
- a CDS encoding universal stress protein, translated as MHLTVGYLATPTGDDGVALASALAKTFDAQVDVVLVVRQELPDGHPGRVEYQQMLVERGEDWISRAIDRLTANGVSASSTVMVGESFAESLVGFAERKESDLIVVGGARDGFFGGHTIGPVTGALLHSSPIPVALAPRGYADDPDETFAAVTAAVPTRPGDDNPLPFAITLASAGNLAIRMVSLVSSENLAEAANAREVRQLQKAAAEENLAVAARALPDAPEIESRVAEGMTLESALKKLRWDDGDLLVVGSARFAAPRRIFLGSTAARILAGVDVPVIVVPKAD; from the coding sequence ATGCATCTGACAGTCGGTTATCTCGCAACCCCGACCGGGGACGACGGCGTCGCGCTGGCGAGCGCTCTCGCCAAGACCTTCGACGCGCAGGTCGACGTCGTTCTCGTGGTGCGGCAGGAACTTCCCGACGGTCACCCCGGTCGCGTCGAGTACCAGCAGATGCTCGTCGAACGCGGGGAGGACTGGATCTCCCGGGCAATCGACCGGCTCACCGCCAACGGTGTCAGCGCATCGTCCACCGTGATGGTGGGTGAGTCCTTCGCCGAATCTCTCGTCGGATTCGCCGAACGGAAGGAATCGGACCTCATCGTGGTCGGAGGTGCACGCGACGGGTTCTTCGGCGGCCACACCATCGGACCGGTTACGGGTGCGCTGCTGCACTCATCGCCGATTCCGGTGGCGCTGGCCCCGCGCGGATACGCCGACGACCCGGATGAGACGTTCGCGGCCGTGACCGCCGCGGTCCCGACCCGACCGGGCGACGACAACCCGCTGCCGTTCGCGATCACCCTCGCCAGCGCCGGCAACCTCGCTATCCGGATGGTGTCGCTGGTGTCTTCTGAGAACCTGGCCGAGGCCGCCAATGCGCGAGAGGTGCGCCAGCTCCAAAAGGCCGCCGCCGAAGAGAATCTCGCCGTCGCGGCGCGGGCGCTTCCGGACGCACCCGAGATCGAATCGCGCGTCGCCGAGGGTATGACGCTGGAGTCCGCCCTGAAGAAGTTGCGTTGGGACGACGGCGACCTGCTGGTCGTCGGCTCCGCGCGCTTCGCGGCGCCACGGCGGATCTTCCTCGGGTCGACCGCCGCACGCATTCTGGCCGGCGTCGACGTCCCGGTGATCGTGGTCCCGAAGGCCGACTAG
- a CDS encoding SMP-30/gluconolactonase/LRE family protein: protein MPAKQPKPPIDPVRWNPPPVDPLPEFPSADVTVVPVPGDAPEDVVVDGDGHIWAGLIDGKIVRIPPDGGAPVVVAEIDNRPLGLHVARDGRLLICSSPGGLLALDPASGAVETLVSEVDGRPLQFCSNVTELPDGTIYFTESTSAFTYEHFLGPIFEARNRGSVFRRDPDGTVLTVVAGLYFANGITPTADGSALVFAETQARRLSKYWLTGDMAGTVTPLAVNLPGSPDNLSTGADGRIWCAMVSATNPIAEWLPKSPPVLRKLLWRLPDRAQPKIKPTVWAVAFDPDTGNPVAGVRTEHPGFGLVTGLVEAGGRLWMGSIGAPAVAHVDLAATALR from the coding sequence GTGCCTGCCAAACAGCCCAAGCCGCCGATCGACCCCGTTCGCTGGAATCCGCCGCCGGTCGACCCGTTGCCGGAGTTTCCGTCGGCCGACGTGACGGTGGTACCCGTGCCGGGTGATGCGCCCGAGGATGTGGTGGTCGACGGCGACGGCCACATCTGGGCCGGGCTGATCGACGGCAAGATCGTGCGTATCCCGCCCGATGGCGGTGCGCCGGTGGTCGTCGCCGAGATCGACAACCGGCCGCTGGGCCTACACGTCGCGCGCGACGGTCGGTTGCTCATCTGCAGCAGTCCCGGCGGCCTGCTGGCGCTCGATCCGGCCAGCGGCGCCGTCGAGACGCTGGTCTCCGAGGTCGACGGACGCCCACTACAATTCTGTTCCAACGTCACCGAATTGCCGGACGGCACAATCTATTTCACCGAGTCGACGAGTGCCTTCACCTACGAGCACTTTCTCGGGCCGATCTTCGAGGCCCGCAACCGCGGCAGTGTTTTCCGTCGCGACCCGGACGGCACGGTGCTCACCGTGGTCGCCGGGCTGTACTTCGCCAACGGCATCACTCCCACCGCCGACGGGTCGGCGCTGGTGTTCGCCGAAACCCAGGCGCGGCGACTGTCGAAGTACTGGCTAACCGGCGACATGGCGGGCACGGTGACGCCGCTCGCGGTCAATCTGCCCGGCAGTCCGGACAACTTGTCGACTGGTGCCGACGGACGCATCTGGTGCGCGATGGTGTCGGCTACCAATCCGATCGCGGAGTGGCTGCCGAAGAGCCCGCCGGTTCTGCGCAAGCTGCTGTGGCGACTACCGGACCGGGCACAACCGAAGATCAAGCCGACGGTGTGGGCGGTGGCGTTTGACCCCGACACCGGCAACCCAGTCGCGGGCGTGCGCACTGAGCATCCCGGGTTCGGTTTGGTGACCGGTCTGGTCGAAGCCGGCGGCAGATTATGGATGGGAAGCATCGGTGCGCCGGCCGTCGCGCACGTCGACCTCGCGGCCACGGCCTTGCGCTAG
- a CDS encoding APC family permease: MAIKEPDAPAVGGKGLQAGALGLVGNIVIGLAAVAPAYSLAATLGYVVLAVGEKAPSMFVLAFIPMLLVAFAYKELSQDTPDCGTTFTWGTKAFGPWIGWIGGWGLAVSAIIVLANVAEIAAIYLLKFLGLDDLAENILAKVLLGSFFIIAMTLISARGIVVSERFQNVLIAIQFGVLIIVSIIALVRVYSGTAGAQAITPQLSWLWPSGLDMSSIAAAIILCIFIYWGWDACLAVGEETKDPGRTPGIAAVITTLILVCTYVLVAYAVQSFSGFSDVGIGLNNPMNTDDVLTVLGKPVAGTIAASLLLLTVSVSALSSTQTTILPTARGTLSMAVYEAIPKRFSYVHPRYMTPAFGTIVMGLAALFFYLLLTFLSENALADSVASLGLAVAFYYGITAFACVWYFRTTLFTSARNLFFRGVFPLIGGIAMAAAFGISAKDMIAPDYGYTAFGPIGGVFVLGVGMLVLGIPLMLACFAFGTKRFFRGETLNANTEVKVPDTF, from the coding sequence ATGGCAATCAAGGAACCCGACGCCCCCGCCGTCGGTGGCAAGGGGCTGCAGGCAGGTGCCCTCGGGCTCGTCGGCAACATCGTCATCGGCCTCGCCGCCGTGGCACCCGCGTACAGCCTGGCCGCCACCCTCGGCTACGTCGTCCTCGCGGTCGGCGAGAAGGCACCCTCGATGTTCGTGCTCGCCTTCATCCCGATGCTGCTGGTCGCTTTCGCCTACAAGGAGCTGTCCCAGGACACCCCCGACTGTGGCACCACCTTCACGTGGGGCACCAAGGCATTCGGGCCGTGGATCGGATGGATCGGCGGATGGGGGCTGGCCGTGTCGGCGATCATCGTGCTGGCCAACGTGGCCGAGATCGCCGCGATCTACCTGTTGAAGTTCCTCGGCCTCGACGACCTCGCCGAGAACATTCTTGCCAAGGTGCTGCTGGGCTCCTTCTTCATCATCGCCATGACCCTGATCAGTGCGCGAGGGATCGTGGTGTCCGAGCGGTTCCAGAACGTGTTAATTGCCATCCAGTTCGGTGTCCTGATCATCGTCAGCATCATCGCGCTCGTGCGCGTGTACTCCGGAACCGCTGGAGCCCAGGCGATAACGCCCCAACTGTCCTGGCTGTGGCCGAGCGGTTTGGACATGTCCTCGATCGCTGCAGCGATCATCCTGTGCATCTTCATCTACTGGGGCTGGGATGCATGCCTGGCAGTCGGCGAGGAAACCAAGGACCCCGGCCGCACCCCCGGCATCGCCGCAGTGATCACCACGTTGATCCTGGTGTGCACCTACGTCCTCGTCGCCTATGCGGTGCAGTCGTTCTCCGGGTTCAGCGACGTGGGCATCGGCCTGAACAACCCGATGAACACCGACGATGTGTTGACCGTGCTCGGTAAGCCGGTCGCAGGCACCATCGCGGCGTCGCTGCTGTTGCTCACCGTCTCCGTCTCAGCGCTGTCGTCGACCCAGACGACCATCCTGCCCACCGCACGCGGCACGCTGTCGATGGCGGTGTACGAGGCCATCCCCAAACGGTTCTCGTATGTGCATCCCCGGTACATGACCCCGGCCTTCGGCACCATCGTGATGGGGCTGGCGGCCCTGTTCTTCTACCTTTTGCTGACATTCCTGTCGGAGAACGCACTCGCCGACTCGGTCGCATCGCTTGGGCTCGCGGTCGCGTTCTACTACGGCATCACCGCGTTCGCGTGCGTCTGGTACTTCCGCACGACGTTGTTCACCTCGGCACGAAACCTGTTCTTCCGGGGTGTCTTCCCGCTGATCGGCGGCATCGCGATGGCTGCCGCGTTCGGCATCAGCGCCAAGGACATGATCGCCCCGGACTACGGCTACACCGCCTTCGGACCGATCGGCGGCGTCTTCGTGCTCGGCGTCGGCATGCTCGTGCTCGGCATCCCGCTGATGTTGGCGTGCTTCGCGTTTGGGACCAAGCGGTTCTTCCGCGGCGAGACGCTGAATGCGAACACCGAAGTCAAGGTCCCGGACACCTTCTAA
- a CDS encoding D-alanyl-D-alanine carboxypeptidase family protein, which produces MANVRTSSKRAAALVAALFLLTSPAVAAAQPDAAPDTNACPYKQSTPPAVDASEVPKPGQAAPGPLPVPAKPMGGDALSGCGVITAPGTPPLPNDISAEAWLVADLDTGDVIAAKDPHGRHRPASIIKVLVAMQAIRELPIHKVVPGTAEDSAQEGTKVGVGENGHYSINDLLHGLLMYSGNDAAHALAAQMGGMETTIGKLNVLADKLGGHDTRVATPSGLDGPGMSTSAYDIGLFYRYAWQNPIFSDIVSTRTFDFPGRGDAGYPIENDNKLLANYPGALGGKTGFTDDAGQTFVGAANRDGRRLVAVLLRGTRQPIAPWEQAAHLLDYGFATAPGTKVGTLIEPDPSLLAPKPEAAAGAEALNAAPVLADIDATPVRVGVGIVGSIIVFGLIMGARSLNRRPQH; this is translated from the coding sequence ATGGCGAACGTACGAACCTCGTCGAAGCGCGCTGCTGCGCTGGTGGCGGCCCTGTTTCTGTTGACCTCCCCCGCGGTGGCCGCCGCTCAGCCGGACGCCGCGCCGGACACCAACGCCTGCCCGTACAAGCAGTCGACACCCCCGGCCGTCGACGCGTCCGAGGTGCCCAAACCCGGCCAGGCCGCACCCGGTCCGCTGCCCGTCCCGGCCAAGCCGATGGGCGGCGATGCGCTCTCGGGTTGCGGCGTCATCACCGCGCCCGGCACCCCACCGCTGCCCAACGACATCTCGGCCGAAGCGTGGCTGGTCGCCGACCTCGACACCGGCGACGTCATCGCCGCCAAGGATCCGCACGGCAGGCACCGGCCCGCCAGCATCATCAAGGTCCTCGTGGCGATGCAGGCCATCAGGGAACTGCCGATCCACAAGGTCGTACCAGGCACCGCCGAGGATTCGGCGCAGGAAGGCACCAAGGTCGGCGTCGGCGAAAACGGCCACTACTCCATCAACGACCTGCTGCACGGTCTGCTGATGTATTCGGGCAACGACGCCGCGCACGCGCTGGCGGCCCAGATGGGCGGCATGGAAACCACGATCGGCAAGCTCAACGTCCTCGCCGACAAGCTCGGCGGGCACGACACGCGAGTCGCGACGCCGTCGGGTCTCGACGGTCCTGGCATGAGCACGTCTGCGTACGACATCGGCCTGTTCTACCGATATGCCTGGCAGAACCCGATTTTCAGCGACATCGTGAGCACGCGCACCTTCGACTTCCCCGGTCGCGGTGATGCCGGCTATCCGATCGAGAACGACAACAAGCTGCTCGCCAACTATCCCGGCGCACTCGGCGGCAAGACCGGCTTCACCGACGACGCGGGCCAGACGTTCGTGGGTGCGGCCAACCGTGACGGCCGCCGACTGGTCGCGGTGCTGCTGCGCGGAACCCGCCAACCGATCGCTCCGTGGGAGCAGGCGGCGCATCTGCTTGACTACGGCTTCGCGACGGCGCCGGGCACCAAGGTCGGCACGCTGATCGAACCCGACCCTTCTCTGCTCGCGCCGAAGCCTGAAGCGGCCGCAGGCGCCGAGGCTCTCAACGCCGCACCGGTACTCGCCGACATCGACGCCACGCCCGTGCGCGTGGGCGTCGGCATCGTCGGCTCGATCATCGTGTTCGGGCTCATCATGGGCGCCCGGTCTCTCAATCGCCGCCCCCAGCACTGA
- a CDS encoding sigma-70 family RNA polymerase sigma factor: MTRLSGTTRIDEFEELRPHLLSVAYRLTGTIADAEDIVQDAWLRWDRADSGAITDLRAWLTTVVSRLALDRLRSAAHRREMYYGEWLPEPVVTALDGDDPLAAVVAGEDARFAAMVVLERLNPDQRVAFVLHDGFAVPFGEIASVLGVTDAAARQLASRARRAVAAAPPAVSDDVHAEVAGALMLALAAGDMKAVVALLHPDVTFTGDSNRKAPTAARVIRGPDKVARFLFGLAARYGPGFLSSSQMANINGQLGTYLAGSPANDGYPEVMPRVTAMTVRDGKVCAIWDIANPDKFTGSPLRTGRSRPTGPGTRRRS, from the coding sequence ATGACCCGGCTTTCGGGAACCACGCGGATCGATGAATTCGAGGAATTGCGGCCGCACCTGCTGTCGGTAGCGTACCGGCTGACCGGGACGATCGCAGACGCAGAAGACATCGTCCAGGATGCGTGGCTGCGATGGGATCGTGCCGACTCCGGCGCGATCACCGATCTGCGGGCGTGGTTGACGACGGTCGTCAGCAGGCTGGCGCTTGACCGGCTGCGGTCGGCCGCCCATCGACGCGAGATGTATTACGGCGAATGGCTGCCCGAGCCCGTCGTGACCGCGCTGGACGGCGACGATCCGCTGGCCGCCGTGGTAGCCGGTGAGGACGCGCGGTTCGCCGCGATGGTGGTGCTGGAGCGCCTGAACCCCGATCAGCGGGTGGCGTTCGTGCTGCACGACGGGTTCGCCGTGCCCTTCGGTGAGATCGCCTCGGTGCTCGGTGTCACCGACGCGGCCGCACGCCAGCTGGCATCGCGAGCGCGACGTGCGGTGGCGGCCGCACCGCCGGCGGTCTCCGACGATGTGCATGCCGAGGTGGCCGGTGCGCTGATGCTCGCGCTCGCCGCTGGCGACATGAAAGCCGTTGTGGCGCTTCTGCATCCGGATGTGACGTTCACCGGTGACTCGAACCGCAAGGCGCCGACGGCCGCGCGCGTCATCCGCGGTCCGGACAAGGTGGCGCGCTTCTTGTTCGGGCTGGCCGCACGCTATGGGCCGGGGTTCCTGTCGTCGAGCCAGATGGCGAACATCAACGGCCAGCTGGGTACCTACCTCGCCGGGTCGCCCGCGAACGACGGCTATCCGGAGGTCATGCCCCGGGTGACGGCGATGACGGTGCGCGACGGAAAGGTCTGCGCCATATGGGATATCGCCAATCCGGACAAGTTCACCGGCTCGCCGCTCAGGACAGGTCGGTCGCGGCCCACGGGACCCGGCACGCGTCGCCGGAGCTGA
- a CDS encoding gamma-aminobutyraldehyde dehydrogenase — protein MTVSSPKTVPTTLAGSWIDGAPVVTAGGVHQVVNPANGSTVAEMALATPADVDRAVASARAALRGWATATPVDRAGVLAKLAELVDANAEAIVAEEVSQTGKPVRLATEFDVPGSIDNISFFSGAARHLEGKATAEYSGDHTSSIRREAVGVVATITPWNYPLQMAVWKVLPALAAGCSVVIKPAELTPLTTLTLARLASEAGLPDGVFNVVTGAGGDVGTALAGHPDVDVVTFTGSTPVGRKVMAAAAVHGHRTQLELGGKAPFVVFDDADLDAAIQGAVAGALINTGQDCTAATRAIVARDLYDDFVAGVAEVMGKVVVGDPQDPDTDLGPLISMAHRAKVAGMVERAPGQGGRVVTGGVAPDLPGSFYRPTLVADVDEASEIYRDEIFGPVLTVRSFTDDDDALRQANDTAFGLAASAWTRDVYRAQRASREINAGCVWINDHIPIISEMPHGGVGASGFGKDMSDYSLEEYLTIKHVMSDITGVADKEWHRTIFTKR, from the coding sequence ATGACCGTGTCTTCTCCCAAGACCGTGCCCACCACGTTGGCCGGCAGCTGGATCGATGGGGCGCCGGTGGTCACCGCCGGCGGCGTACATCAGGTGGTCAACCCCGCGAACGGATCGACGGTGGCCGAGATGGCGCTGGCGACTCCGGCCGACGTGGACCGCGCCGTGGCTTCAGCCCGCGCCGCGTTGCGCGGCTGGGCGACGGCTACCCCCGTCGACCGCGCCGGGGTGCTCGCCAAACTCGCCGAACTGGTCGACGCCAACGCGGAGGCGATCGTCGCCGAGGAAGTGAGCCAGACCGGAAAGCCGGTGCGGTTGGCCACGGAGTTCGACGTGCCGGGCAGTATCGACAACATCTCGTTCTTCTCCGGTGCGGCACGCCATCTCGAGGGCAAGGCCACCGCCGAGTACTCCGGAGATCACACGTCGAGTATCCGGCGCGAGGCAGTCGGCGTGGTTGCGACGATCACGCCGTGGAACTATCCGCTGCAGATGGCGGTGTGGAAGGTGTTGCCTGCGTTGGCCGCTGGATGCAGCGTGGTCATCAAACCCGCCGAGCTCACACCGCTGACGACCCTGACATTGGCGCGGCTGGCGAGCGAGGCGGGTCTGCCCGACGGAGTTTTCAACGTCGTGACCGGTGCAGGCGGCGATGTCGGCACCGCCCTGGCCGGACACCCCGACGTCGACGTCGTCACGTTCACGGGCTCGACCCCGGTGGGGCGCAAGGTGATGGCGGCGGCCGCGGTGCACGGCCACCGCACGCAGCTGGAGTTGGGTGGCAAGGCGCCGTTCGTGGTGTTCGACGACGCCGACCTGGACGCCGCGATCCAGGGCGCCGTCGCCGGTGCGCTCATCAACACCGGACAGGACTGCACGGCGGCGACGCGCGCGATCGTGGCGCGAGATCTGTACGACGACTTCGTCGCCGGTGTCGCCGAGGTGATGGGCAAGGTGGTGGTCGGCGATCCGCAGGACCCCGACACCGACCTGGGCCCGTTGATCTCGATGGCGCACCGCGCCAAGGTGGCGGGCATGGTCGAGCGGGCACCCGGTCAGGGGGGCCGCGTCGTCACCGGCGGCGTGGCGCCCGACCTGCCGGGGTCGTTCTACCGTCCGACGCTCGTCGCCGATGTCGACGAGGCCTCCGAGATCTACCGCGACGAGATCTTCGGCCCGGTGCTGACGGTGCGGTCGTTCACGGACGACGACGACGCGCTGCGGCAGGCCAATGACACCGCGTTCGGTTTGGCGGCTTCGGCCTGGACACGCGACGTGTACCGCGCGCAGCGGGCGTCGCGGGAGATCAACGCGGGTTGTGTCTGGATCAACGACCACATTCCGATCATCAGCGAGATGCCGCATGGCGGCGTCGGCGCGTCGGGATTCGGCAAGGACATGAGCGACTACTCGCTCGAGGAGTACCTCACGATCAAGCACGTCATGAGCGATATCACCGGGGTGGCCGACAAGGAATGGCACCGGACCATATTCACGAAGCGCTGA